Proteins encoded in a region of the Agromyces protaetiae genome:
- the guaB gene encoding IMP dehydrogenase, with the protein MDQHDPFGFTGLTYDDVLLLPGHTDVIPSEADTSSRLTRRITVATPLLSAAMDTVTEARMAIAMARQGGIGILHRNLSIADQAEMVDRVKRSESGMVSNPVTTSPEASVAEVDELCATYRVSGLPVIDDAGVLVGIITNRDMRFVSDFEKSSTKVSDVMTKAPLITGRVGMNPDEALAIFAQHKVEKLPLVDEAGKLTGLITVKDFDKSEQYPNATKDAEGRLRVGAAMGFFGDAWERAEALRDAGVDVLVVDTANGESAGVLDVIRRLKADPSFAHVDVIGGNVATYEGAKALVDAGADAVKVGVGPGSICTTRVVAGVGVPQVTAVYEASKATRPAGVPLIADGGLQYSGDIAKALVAGADTVMLGSLLAGTAESPGELVFQNGKQFKTYRGMGSLGALQTRGKKTSYSKDRYFQADVPNDDKLIPEGIEGQVPFRGPLSAVAYQLIGGLRQSMFYVGARTIAELKTKGRFVRITPAGLKESHPHDVQIVVEAPNYTR; encoded by the coding sequence ATGGACCAGCACGACCCCTTCGGTTTCACGGGGCTCACGTACGACGACGTCCTGCTCCTGCCCGGGCACACCGATGTGATCCCGAGCGAGGCCGACACGAGTTCGCGCCTCACCCGGCGCATCACGGTCGCGACCCCGCTGCTCTCGGCCGCGATGGACACCGTGACCGAGGCGCGCATGGCGATCGCGATGGCCCGCCAGGGCGGCATCGGCATCCTGCACCGCAACCTGTCGATCGCGGACCAGGCCGAGATGGTCGACCGCGTCAAGCGCTCCGAATCGGGCATGGTCTCCAATCCGGTCACGACCTCGCCCGAGGCATCCGTCGCCGAAGTCGACGAGCTGTGTGCGACCTACCGGGTGAGCGGCCTGCCCGTCATCGACGACGCCGGCGTGCTCGTCGGCATCATCACGAACCGCGACATGCGCTTCGTCTCCGACTTCGAGAAGTCGTCGACCAAGGTCAGCGACGTCATGACCAAGGCGCCGCTCATCACGGGCCGCGTTGGCATGAACCCCGACGAGGCGCTCGCGATCTTCGCCCAGCACAAGGTCGAGAAGCTGCCTCTCGTCGACGAGGCCGGCAAACTGACCGGGCTCATCACGGTCAAGGACTTCGACAAGTCCGAGCAGTACCCCAATGCGACGAAGGACGCCGAGGGACGGTTGCGCGTCGGCGCGGCCATGGGCTTCTTCGGAGACGCGTGGGAGCGTGCCGAGGCGCTGCGCGACGCGGGCGTCGACGTGCTCGTGGTCGACACGGCGAACGGCGAGTCCGCCGGCGTGCTCGACGTCATCCGCCGGCTCAAGGCCGACCCGAGCTTCGCCCATGTCGACGTGATCGGCGGCAACGTCGCCACCTACGAGGGCGCGAAGGCACTGGTCGACGCGGGGGCCGATGCCGTCAAGGTGGGCGTCGGGCCGGGCTCCATCTGCACGACCAGGGTCGTCGCCGGCGTCGGCGTGCCCCAGGTCACCGCCGTGTACGAGGCGTCGAAGGCGACCCGGCCCGCAGGTGTGCCACTCATCGCCGACGGCGGACTGCAGTATTCGGGCGACATCGCCAAGGCGCTCGTGGCCGGCGCCGACACCGTCATGCTGGGCTCGTTGCTCGCGGGCACCGCCGAGAGCCCGGGCGAGCTGGTCTTCCAGAACGGCAAGCAGTTCAAGACGTATCGGGGCATGGGTTCGCTCGGGGCGCTGCAGACCCGCGGCAAGAAGACGTCGTATTCGAAGGACCGCTACTTCCAGGCCGATGTGCCGAACGACGACAAGCTCATCCCCGAGGGCATCGAAGGCCAGGTCCCGTTCCGTGGCCCGCTCTCGGCGGTCGCGTACCAGCTCATCGGCGGGCTGCGGCAGTCGATGTTCTACGTCGGCGCGCGCACGATCGCCGAGCTGAAGACCAAGGGCCGGTTCGTGCGCATCACGCCCGCCGGGCTCAAGGAGTCGCACCCGCACGACGTGCAGATCGTCGTCGAGGCGCCGAACTACACGAGGTGA
- a CDS encoding glycerol-3-phosphate dehydrogenase/oxidase, producing MAKSNSVTRSTKLGPEEREAAIARLKEKELDILVVGGGIVGTGAALDAVTRGLSTGLLEARDWASGTSSRSSKLVHGGIRYLEQLDFRLVREALIERGLLLQRIAPHLVKPVRFLYPLQKRVFERLYIGAGMLLYDIFSYTGGRPPGVPHHRHLSKTQVMRAIPSLSPSALIGGATYYDAQVDDARYVASLARTASFYGAHVASRVKVEGFVKVGERVVGVTAHDLQTGERFEVRAKQVVNATGVWTDDTQRMVGERGTFHVRASKGIHLVVPKDRIQSSMGMIFRTEKSVLFIIPWGRHWLIGTTDTDWHLDKAHPAATAADIDYLLEHVNAVLRVPLTREDVEGVFAGLRPLLAGESEQTSKLSREHIVAHTVPGLVVVAGGKWTTYRIMAKDAIDAAADALDGKTPVSTTQDIPLLGAEGYQAAWNKRGKIARAFGVHKVRIEHLLNRYGTMTDELLDLIRSDPALGEPLPGADDYLAAEVVYAASHEGALHLDDVLARRTRISIETWDRGVSAAPVAAKLMAGVLGWDEAREQLEVERYLQRVEAERASQQQPDDESADRVRLAAPDIVTVD from the coding sequence ATGGCGAAGAGCAACTCGGTGACACGATCGACCAAGCTCGGGCCGGAGGAGCGTGAGGCCGCCATCGCGCGGCTCAAAGAGAAAGAGCTCGACATCCTCGTGGTCGGCGGCGGCATCGTCGGCACCGGGGCTGCGCTCGATGCGGTCACCCGGGGGCTCTCGACCGGTCTCCTCGAGGCGCGCGACTGGGCGTCCGGCACGTCGAGCCGCTCGTCGAAGCTCGTGCACGGAGGCATCCGCTATCTCGAGCAGCTCGACTTCCGCCTCGTCCGCGAGGCGCTCATCGAGCGCGGCCTCCTGCTGCAGCGCATCGCGCCGCACCTCGTGAAGCCGGTGCGATTCCTCTACCCGCTGCAGAAGCGGGTGTTCGAGCGGCTCTACATCGGCGCGGGCATGCTGCTCTACGACATCTTCAGCTACACGGGCGGTCGCCCGCCCGGGGTCCCGCACCACCGCCACCTCTCGAAGACGCAAGTGATGCGCGCGATCCCGTCGCTCTCGCCGAGCGCACTCATCGGCGGCGCCACCTACTACGACGCGCAGGTCGACGACGCGCGGTACGTCGCGAGTCTCGCGCGCACGGCGTCGTTCTACGGCGCCCATGTCGCGAGCCGCGTCAAGGTCGAGGGCTTCGTCAAGGTCGGCGAGCGGGTGGTCGGCGTCACGGCGCACGACCTGCAGACCGGCGAGCGGTTCGAGGTGCGGGCCAAGCAGGTCGTGAACGCGACCGGCGTCTGGACCGACGACACCCAGCGCATGGTGGGCGAGCGGGGCACGTTCCATGTGCGCGCGTCAAAGGGCATCCACCTCGTCGTGCCGAAGGACCGGATCCAGTCTTCGATGGGCATGATCTTCCGCACCGAGAAGAGCGTGCTGTTCATCATCCCGTGGGGGCGGCACTGGCTCATCGGCACGACCGACACCGACTGGCACCTCGACAAGGCGCACCCGGCCGCCACCGCGGCCGATATCGACTATCTGCTCGAGCACGTGAACGCAGTGCTGCGCGTGCCGCTGACCCGTGAAGACGTCGAGGGCGTCTTCGCCGGCCTGCGCCCGTTGCTCGCGGGTGAGAGCGAGCAGACGTCGAAGCTGTCGCGCGAGCACATCGTCGCGCACACCGTGCCCGGGCTCGTCGTGGTCGCGGGTGGCAAATGGACCACCTACCGGATCATGGCGAAGGACGCGATCGACGCGGCCGCCGATGCGCTGGACGGCAAGACGCCGGTCTCGACGACGCAGGACATCCCGCTGCTGGGCGCAGAGGGTTACCAGGCCGCCTGGAACAAGCGTGGCAAGATCGCGCGTGCGTTCGGCGTGCACAAGGTTCGCATCGAGCACCTGCTGAACCGGTACGGCACGATGACCGACGAGCTGCTCGATCTCATCCGCAGCGATCCCGCACTGGGGGAGCCGCTGCCCGGTGCCGACGACTACCTCGCCGCAGAGGTCGTGTATGCGGCGTCGCACGAGGGCGCGCTGCATCTCGACGACGTGCTCGCCCGGCGCACCCGCATCTCGATCGAGACCTGGGACCGAGGGGTGTCCGCGGCTCCCGTCGCTGCGAAGCTCATGGCCGGCGTGCTGGGCTGGGACGAGGCGCGCGAGCAGCTCGAGGTCGAGCGGTACCTGCAGCGGGTCGAGGCCGAGCGGGCGTCGCAGCAGCAGCCCGACGACGAGTCCGCCGACCGGGTCCGGCTCGCGGCGCCCGACATCGTCACGGTCGACTGA
- a CDS encoding SURF1 family protein: MMLRPRWVLALLLALGIAAAFAALGQWQIERAVEQASVEVAPTEDVRSFAGFVEPNAPTPQSATGQMVELTGVFIPGDTVLVDGRLNDGVAGTWVVAHLEVTDGAEGGLPVALGWAAHRDEAEAALERFDALAGPDPITLTGRFLPSEAPMLPEDDADVYAMKTVAVAQLINVWADYDDRPVYFGYVTAADPADGLTAISSPPPEQAVEVNWLNIFYAVEWALFAGFAVYLWYRLVRDAVEREQEKQAEAERAKDVAASSGT; this comes from the coding sequence ATGATGCTGCGCCCGCGTTGGGTGCTCGCGCTGCTGCTCGCCCTCGGGATAGCTGCCGCCTTCGCGGCCCTCGGGCAGTGGCAGATCGAACGCGCGGTCGAGCAGGCCTCGGTCGAGGTCGCGCCGACCGAGGACGTGCGATCGTTCGCCGGTTTCGTCGAGCCGAACGCCCCGACGCCGCAGTCGGCGACCGGGCAGATGGTCGAGCTCACGGGCGTGTTCATCCCCGGCGACACGGTGCTGGTCGACGGGCGACTGAATGATGGGGTCGCCGGCACGTGGGTGGTCGCGCACCTCGAGGTGACGGATGGAGCGGAGGGCGGTCTGCCCGTCGCGCTGGGCTGGGCGGCCCACCGCGACGAAGCCGAGGCGGCGCTCGAGCGGTTCGACGCGCTCGCCGGACCGGACCCGATCACCTTGACCGGCCGGTTCCTGCCGAGCGAGGCGCCCATGCTTCCGGAAGACGACGCCGACGTGTACGCGATGAAGACCGTCGCGGTTGCGCAGCTCATCAACGTCTGGGCCGACTACGACGACCGTCCCGTGTACTTCGGGTACGTCACCGCCGCCGATCCCGCCGACGGCCTGACCGCGATCTCCTCTCCGCCGCCCGAGCAGGCCGTCGAGGTGAACTGGCTGAACATCTTCTACGCGGTCGAGTGGGCGCTCTTCGCCGGATTCGCGGTCTACCTCTGGTACCGGCTCGTGCGCGACGCGGTCGAACGCGAGCAGGAGAAGCAGGCGGAGGCCGAGCGGGCGAAGGACGTGGCCGCATCGAGCGGCACGTAG
- a CDS encoding MalY/PatB family protein yields MQRVPADPIDELRRRTSAKWRLYPDDVLPLPVAEMDYPLAEPIAEALHAAIRRSDTGYASGGEPVAEAFAEFATARLGWAVDPARVTTTADVSMGIVEVLRQTISPGEEVIITPPIYPPFFDLVTEAGGRVAEVPMAGGLDEGWSLDLTGIEAAFARGARAIVLCNPHNPTGLVHDAATLAALADLAARFRATVVSDEVHGPLSQPATPYVPFLTVSDAAREHGVAVTGATKAFNIAGLKAAVIVTASERGDRVRDAMPQEVGWRMSQFGSIASVAAFRHGGPWLDGVLASLDDNRRLLAELLADELPGARFRVPDASYLAWLDLRALGWGDDPAAYALEHARVALASGPDFGTQGRGFARLNFACSPEVLGEAITRIADARDSSIG; encoded by the coding sequence ATGCAGCGCGTGCCGGCCGACCCGATCGATGAGCTCCGTCGTCGCACGAGCGCGAAGTGGCGGCTCTATCCCGACGACGTGCTCCCGCTGCCGGTGGCCGAGATGGACTATCCGCTGGCCGAACCGATCGCCGAAGCCCTGCACGCCGCGATCCGGCGTTCAGACACCGGGTACGCGTCCGGCGGCGAACCGGTCGCTGAGGCGTTCGCCGAGTTCGCGACGGCTCGGCTCGGCTGGGCGGTCGACCCGGCCAGGGTGACGACGACCGCCGACGTGAGCATGGGCATCGTCGAGGTGCTGCGTCAGACGATCTCCCCCGGTGAAGAGGTGATCATCACACCGCCGATCTACCCGCCGTTCTTCGATCTCGTCACCGAGGCCGGAGGTCGCGTGGCCGAGGTGCCGATGGCCGGTGGCCTCGACGAGGGCTGGTCGCTGGACCTCACCGGCATCGAGGCGGCCTTCGCCCGCGGCGCCCGCGCGATCGTGCTCTGCAACCCGCACAACCCGACCGGTCTCGTGCATGACGCCGCAACCCTCGCTGCACTCGCGGACCTCGCGGCACGATTCCGGGCGACTGTGGTGAGCGACGAGGTGCACGGGCCGCTCTCCCAGCCGGCCACCCCCTACGTGCCCTTCCTCACGGTCTCCGACGCGGCGCGCGAGCACGGTGTCGCGGTCACGGGCGCCACCAAGGCGTTCAACATCGCAGGGTTGAAGGCCGCGGTCATCGTCACCGCGAGCGAGCGCGGCGACCGAGTGCGCGACGCGATGCCGCAGGAGGTCGGCTGGCGCATGAGCCAGTTCGGGTCCATTGCGAGCGTCGCCGCCTTCCGGCACGGCGGCCCGTGGCTCGACGGCGTGCTCGCGAGCCTCGACGACAACCGTCGTCTGCTCGCCGAGCTGCTCGCGGACGAGCTGCCCGGCGCCCGCTTTCGCGTGCCCGACGCGAGCTATCTCGCCTGGCTCGACCTGCGCGCGCTCGGCTGGGGCGACGACCCCGCGGCGTACGCGCTCGAACACGCACGGGTCGCGCTGGCGTCGGGGCCTGACTTCGGCACCCAGGGCCGGGGCTTCGCGCGGCTCAACTTCGCGTGCTCGCCCGAGGTGCTCGGCGAGGCGATCACCCGGATCGCGGACGCGCGCGACTCATCGATCGGCTAG
- the guaA gene encoding glutamine-hydrolyzing GMP synthase: MSSETEQRPVLVVDFGAQYAQLIARRVREASVYSEIVPHTVTAEEVRALNPVGIVLSGGPSSVYEEGAPALDPGILELGVPTLGICYGFQVMAQQLGGEVAHTGQREYGSTDVTVRTDDGNALVGGQPSAQTVWMSHGDSVARAPEGFQVLASTAATPVAAFANDERGFYGVQWHPEVKHSPFGQAVIENFLHRAAGIPADWNAGNVIAEQVARIREQVGSARVISALSGGVDSAVSTALVQEAVGDQLTAVFVDHGLLRKGEREQVQEDYVAATGVNLVTVDAADTFLDALAGVSDPEQKRKIIGREFIRAFEQAERDLIAEAAAEGEPIRFLVQGTLYPDVVESGGGTGTANIKSHHNVGGLPEDLQFALVEPLRTLFKDEVRAIGRELGLPEGIVGRQPFPGPGLGIRIVGEVTRDRLALLREADAIAREELTAAGLDQEIWQCPVVLLADVRSVGVQGDGRTYGHPIVLRPVSSEDAMTADWTRLPYDVLARISNRITNEVPEVNRVVLDVTSKPPGTIEWE, encoded by the coding sequence GTGAGCAGCGAGACCGAGCAGCGTCCCGTCCTCGTCGTCGACTTCGGTGCACAGTACGCGCAGCTCATCGCGCGGCGTGTGCGCGAGGCATCCGTCTACTCGGAGATCGTGCCGCACACCGTCACGGCCGAAGAGGTGCGGGCACTCAACCCGGTCGGCATCGTCCTCTCGGGTGGGCCGAGTTCGGTCTACGAGGAGGGCGCGCCGGCGCTCGACCCCGGCATCCTCGAGCTCGGCGTGCCGACGCTCGGCATCTGCTACGGGTTCCAGGTCATGGCGCAGCAGCTCGGCGGCGAGGTGGCGCACACGGGCCAGCGCGAGTACGGCTCGACCGACGTGACGGTGCGCACCGACGACGGCAACGCGCTCGTCGGGGGGCAGCCGTCGGCGCAGACGGTGTGGATGAGCCACGGCGACTCGGTCGCCCGGGCCCCCGAGGGGTTCCAGGTGCTCGCGTCGACCGCGGCGACGCCGGTCGCGGCGTTCGCGAACGACGAGCGCGGCTTCTACGGCGTGCAATGGCACCCCGAGGTGAAGCATTCGCCGTTCGGACAGGCGGTCATCGAGAACTTCCTGCACCGTGCCGCGGGCATCCCCGCCGACTGGAACGCGGGCAACGTCATCGCCGAGCAGGTCGCGCGCATCCGCGAACAGGTCGGTTCGGCGCGCGTCATCTCGGCACTCTCGGGCGGCGTGGACTCCGCGGTCTCGACCGCGCTCGTGCAGGAGGCCGTCGGCGACCAGCTCACCGCGGTCTTCGTCGACCACGGGCTGCTCCGCAAGGGTGAGCGCGAGCAGGTGCAGGAGGACTACGTCGCGGCCACCGGCGTCAACCTCGTGACTGTCGATGCCGCCGACACGTTCCTCGATGCCCTCGCAGGCGTGTCAGACCCCGAGCAGAAGCGTAAGATCATCGGCCGCGAGTTCATCCGGGCGTTCGAGCAGGCCGAGCGCGACCTGATCGCCGAGGCCGCGGCCGAGGGCGAGCCGATCAGATTCCTCGTGCAGGGCACGCTCTACCCCGACGTCGTCGAGTCGGGCGGCGGCACGGGCACCGCGAACATCAAGAGCCACCACAATGTCGGCGGGCTCCCCGAAGACCTGCAGTTCGCGCTCGTCGAACCGCTGCGCACGCTGTTCAAGGACGAGGTGCGCGCCATCGGCCGCGAGCTCGGCCTGCCCGAGGGCATCGTCGGCCGTCAGCCGTTTCCGGGGCCAGGCCTCGGCATCCGCATCGTGGGCGAGGTCACCCGTGATCGTCTCGCTCTGCTCCGCGAGGCCGACGCCATCGCGCGCGAGGAGCTGACCGCGGCGGGCCTCGATCAGGAGATCTGGCAGTGCCCGGTCGTGCTGCTCGCCGACGTCCGCTCGGTGGGTGTGCAGGGCGACGGTCGCACGTACGGCCACCCGATCGTGCTGCGCCCGGTGTCGTCCGAGGACGCGATGACCGCGGACTGGACGCGTCTGCCGTACGACGTGCTCGCGCGCATCTCGAACCGCATCACCAACGAGGTGCCCGAGGTCAACCGGGTCGTGCTCGACGTCACGTCGAAGCCACCCGGGACCATCGAGTGGGAGTGA
- a CDS encoding DUF3817 domain-containing protein — MPLEPKLADLPRIRGALRFYQVASVVTGVMLLLLTAEMLLKYIWHLELYGFGPGGFLSFQPMIETAEGLESTGVGVNLSTGILIAHGWFYVVYLFSNFRLWSIMRWPFWKFLLLASGGIIPFLSFFLEVRIGREVKAYLAQRAAEASVDSRPSDSEPMEAAQ, encoded by the coding sequence ATGCCCCTCGAGCCGAAACTCGCCGATCTGCCGCGCATTCGCGGGGCGCTGCGGTTCTACCAGGTCGCCTCGGTGGTCACCGGTGTGATGCTGCTGCTGCTCACCGCCGAGATGCTGCTGAAGTACATCTGGCATCTCGAGCTGTACGGCTTCGGCCCGGGCGGGTTCCTTTCCTTCCAGCCGATGATCGAGACCGCCGAAGGGCTCGAGTCGACCGGCGTCGGCGTGAACCTCTCGACCGGCATCCTGATCGCGCACGGCTGGTTCTACGTGGTCTACCTGTTCAGCAACTTCCGGCTCTGGAGCATCATGCGCTGGCCGTTCTGGAAGTTCCTGCTCCTCGCGAGCGGCGGGATCATCCCGTTCCTCTCGTTCTTCCTCGAGGTCCGCATCGGCCGTGAGGTCAAGGCGTACCTCGCGCAACGTGCCGCCGAGGCATCCGTCGATTCCAGACCCAGCGATTCCGAGCCCATGGAGGCCGCCCAGTGA
- a CDS encoding GuaB3 family IMP dehydrogenase-related protein yields the protein MTQEIEIGRSKRGRRVYAFDDIAIVPSRRTRDPEDVSVGWSIDAYQFDIPFLAAPMDSVVSPTTAIMMGRLGGLGVLDLEGLWTRYEDPEPALAEIRNLPAERATARMQELYSEPIKPELVTQRLAEIRASGVTVAGALSPQRTQELYETVVAAGVDLFVIRGTTVSAEHVAKNVEPLNLKKFIYELDVPVIVGGAATYTAALHLMRTGAAGVLVGFGGGAASTTRASLGIHAPMATAVADVAGARRDYLDESGGRYVHVIADGGVGASGDIVKAVACGADAVMLGAALARATDAPGGGWHWGAEAHHPKLPRGQRVQVGQVAPLEEILYGPSLNPDGAANLIGALRKSMATTGYSDLKEFQRVEVVVAPYQGA from the coding sequence GTGACTCAGGAGATCGAGATCGGCCGTTCGAAGCGTGGCCGCCGTGTCTACGCGTTCGATGACATCGCCATCGTGCCGAGCCGGCGCACGCGCGACCCCGAAGACGTCTCGGTGGGGTGGTCGATCGACGCCTACCAGTTCGACATCCCATTCCTGGCTGCGCCGATGGACTCGGTGGTCTCGCCCACGACGGCGATCATGATGGGCCGCCTCGGCGGCCTGGGCGTGCTCGACCTCGAGGGCCTCTGGACCCGCTACGAGGACCCCGAGCCCGCGCTCGCCGAGATCCGCAACCTGCCTGCCGAGCGCGCGACCGCGCGCATGCAGGAGCTCTACTCGGAGCCCATCAAGCCCGAGCTGGTCACGCAGCGGCTCGCCGAGATCCGCGCGTCAGGGGTCACCGTCGCCGGCGCGCTCTCGCCGCAGCGCACGCAGGAGCTCTACGAGACGGTCGTCGCCGCGGGCGTCGACCTCTTCGTGATCCGCGGCACGACGGTCTCCGCCGAGCACGTCGCGAAGAACGTCGAGCCCCTCAACCTCAAGAAGTTCATCTACGAGCTCGACGTGCCGGTCATCGTGGGCGGCGCGGCGACGTACACCGCGGCCCTGCATCTCATGCGCACGGGGGCGGCGGGTGTGCTCGTCGGCTTCGGCGGCGGCGCCGCCTCGACGACGCGTGCGTCGCTCGGCATCCACGCGCCGATGGCGACGGCGGTGGCGGATGTCGCGGGCGCACGTCGTGACTACCTCGACGAGTCGGGCGGGCGGTACGTGCACGTCATCGCCGACGGCGGTGTCGGCGCGTCGGGTGACATCGTGAAGGCGGTCGCGTGCGGCGCCGACGCGGTCATGCTGGGTGCGGCGCTCGCGCGCGCGACGGATGCCCCGGGCGGCGGCTGGCACTGGGGCGCCGAGGCGCACCACCCCAAGCTCCCGCGCGGCCAGCGCGTGCAGGTCGGGCAGGTCGCGCCGCTCGAGGAGATCCTCTACGGCCCGTCCCTGAACCCCGATGGAGCGGCGAACCTCATCGGAGCCCTGCGCAAGTCGATGGCCACGACCGGCTACTCCGACCTCAAGGAGTTCCAGCGCGTCGAGGTCGTCGTCGCGCCCTACCAGGGCGCATGA
- a CDS encoding LTA synthase family protein has product MILISGALFVLLLRRTMLPIERVAARVFAAALLAAYHLVVAALIAFRAGIDVGWAELAGIGFFPIPVLFATGIATATAAAVAALAHLVVVRLRAPDEPIRLSPSTIAASIVSSVLVFAGAFAAVLAEWATTSFASVGVAEMLYTLSQPLTGSDPEQIKGFLVGPLLTAVVWTLTALLAFWVMAIAVARIPRGRRASRAPRAATLWLAMLTAGIVTLGAGVATGARTIGADEIRAYFFETTELFDEHYVDPASTNVVFPDEKRNLVYIYLESMESTYLSRELGGVEPENLLPNLSALAEVGTNFSNSDLLGGAVQVPGVGFTIGAMVAQTAGIPLTVTGEYSENEYGQTTRFMPGAVSLGDLLEREGYRQTLLIGSDGEFGGRTRYFTQHGDYEIRDHAYAIENGWIPEDYSLWWGYEDARLFSFATETLTELAEGDEPFNFTMLTADTHFPSGLMTDETPELFPRQYSNVIHYSDAMVGAFVSWIQEQPWAENTTIVIAGDHLSMDTEYFLDLPDEYERTVYNVFLNSAAAPISTTQRTFTTMDLFPSTLRALGAQFDGDRLGLGTDLFSATPTLAEQLTIEQFSTELTRRSPFYQSHIMQGSDRVSEVAG; this is encoded by the coding sequence ATGATCCTCATTTCCGGCGCCCTGTTCGTGCTCCTCCTGCGCCGCACGATGCTCCCGATCGAGCGAGTGGCAGCCCGCGTCTTCGCCGCCGCCCTCCTCGCCGCCTATCACCTCGTCGTCGCCGCGCTGATCGCGTTCCGCGCGGGAATCGACGTCGGCTGGGCGGAGCTGGCCGGCATCGGGTTCTTTCCGATCCCGGTCCTGTTCGCGACGGGCATCGCGACGGCCACGGCCGCCGCGGTGGCCGCACTCGCGCACCTCGTCGTCGTCCGACTGCGCGCGCCGGACGAGCCGATACGCCTTTCACCGTCGACGATCGCGGCCTCCATCGTCTCGAGCGTCCTCGTCTTTGCCGGCGCCTTCGCCGCCGTCCTTGCCGAGTGGGCGACGACCTCGTTCGCGAGCGTCGGCGTCGCGGAGATGCTCTACACCCTCAGCCAGCCCCTCACCGGCTCGGACCCCGAACAGATCAAGGGCTTCCTCGTCGGTCCCCTGCTGACGGCTGTGGTGTGGACGCTCACCGCGTTGCTCGCGTTCTGGGTCATGGCGATCGCCGTCGCGCGCATCCCACGCGGCCGTCGAGCATCCCGGGCGCCGCGTGCGGCCACCCTTTGGCTCGCCATGCTGACGGCGGGCATCGTGACGCTGGGTGCCGGCGTCGCCACGGGCGCGCGGACGATCGGCGCCGATGAGATCCGCGCGTACTTCTTCGAGACCACGGAGCTGTTCGACGAACACTATGTCGATCCGGCGAGCACGAACGTCGTCTTTCCCGACGAGAAGCGCAACCTCGTCTACATCTACCTCGAGTCGATGGAGTCGACGTACTTGTCCAGGGAGCTGGGCGGCGTGGAGCCGGAGAACCTCCTGCCGAATCTGAGCGCACTCGCTGAGGTCGGCACGAACTTCTCGAACTCCGACCTGCTCGGCGGCGCCGTTCAGGTGCCGGGCGTCGGCTTCACCATCGGCGCCATGGTCGCGCAGACCGCCGGCATCCCGCTCACCGTCACCGGCGAGTACAGCGAGAACGAGTACGGGCAGACCACCCGGTTCATGCCCGGGGCGGTTTCACTCGGAGATCTGCTCGAGCGCGAGGGGTACCGCCAGACGCTGCTCATCGGCTCGGACGGTGAGTTCGGCGGCCGCACCCGATACTTCACGCAGCACGGCGACTATGAGATCCGCGACCACGCATATGCGATCGAGAACGGGTGGATCCCCGAGGACTACTCCCTGTGGTGGGGCTACGAGGACGCTCGCCTCTTCTCGTTTGCGACCGAGACGCTCACGGAGCTGGCCGAGGGCGACGAGCCGTTCAACTTCACGATGCTCACCGCCGACACCCACTTCCCGTCCGGGTTGATGACCGATGAGACGCCCGAGCTCTTCCCTCGCCAGTACAGCAACGTGATCCACTACTCGGATGCGATGGTCGGCGCATTCGTCTCGTGGATCCAGGAGCAGCCGTGGGCCGAGAACACGACGATCGTGATCGCCGGGGACCACCTGAGCATGGACACCGAGTACTTCCTCGATCTGCCCGACGAGTACGAACGCACGGTGTACAACGTGTTCCTGAACAGTGCCGCGGCACCGATCTCGACGACGCAGCGCACCTTCACGACCATGGACCTGTTCCCCTCGACACTGCGCGCGCTCGGCGCGCAGTTCGACGGGGATCGCCTCGGCCTCGGCACCGACCTCTTCTCCGCCACGCCGACGCTCGCCGAACAGCTGACCATCGAGCAGTTCTCCACCGAGCTCACCCGGCGCTCGCCGTTCTACCAGTCGCACATCATGCAGGGCTCGGACCGCGTGTCGGAGGTCGCGGGATAG